CCGGCAGCGTCATCGCCATCGGAGCGTCCACCGGAGGAACAGTTGCGATTCAGGATATTCTTCTGCGTCTTCCAGCCGATATGCCAGGTATGGTCGTTACGCAGCACATCCCCGCAGGTTTTTCGCTGGCGTTCGCGAACCGGCTCAACAAGCTCTGCGCGATGGAGGTCCGCGAGGCCAGGCAGGGGGACGAGCTTCACGCCGGCCTCGTGCTCATCGCGCCCGGCGACTACCATCTTCTCCTTCGCTCCGCGGGCCCCGGCTACATCGTGGATCTACAGCAAGGTCCACCCGTCTGCTACCAGAGGCCATCCGTCGACGTCATGTTCGCCTCGGTTGCCCAGGTCGCCGGACCCCAGGCCGTCGGCCTTCTCTTGACCGGCATGGGCTCCGACGGCGCCAAAGGCATGCTCGCCATGCGGCGCGCGGGCGCGCAGACCATCGCGCAGGACGAGGCGAGCTGTGTTGTTTATGGGATGCCGCGCGAAGCTGTACGTCTTGGCGCGGTGAGCGTGTCCGCATCGCTGACCAGCATTCCGCGCGTCGTCCTCGATAGCGTCCAGAGACTATCCCCCGTCGCCCGGGCAGTCTGAAGTCCCAAAATTCAAGGAAGTCGCAGTGCAGGAGAAGAAGCGATGTCCGGAACGGTTCTTGTAGTGGACGATTCGGTGATGATGCGCAAGGTCGTCCTGCGCACCCTCAAGATGGCAGGCGTCGAGTTCGACAACATTCTTGAAGCGGGCGACGGCCAGGAAGCGCTTGGGCTTCTCCGCGAAAACGTTGTCAACCTCATCATGTGCGATATCAATATGCCGGTCATGAGCGGCCTCGAACTCCTCCAGAAGATCAAGGAGGAGAAGCTTGCACCCGGCGTACCAATCGTCATGGTCACCACCGAGGGGAGCGAACCGCAGGTCCGCCAGGCGATTCTCGCTGGCGCTCGTGGCTACATCCGCAAGCCATTTACGGTGGAACACATCGAAAACAACGTCAAGCCCCTGCTCGTCGCCTGACCTCGGATCCGTCGTAGTGATGCGGTATCAGGGAGTAGAAGCCACGATGTTCGAATCTGTGTCTGCGCCGGGGTCTTACGCGATGGAAGACTTTCTGTCCGACCACAATCTGACCCTGATCGATGAGACCGTCTCGGAGGTCTTCGGGATGATGCTCGGCTTCACCGCCGAAGCTGCCCCCGCCTCCGCGCCGGCCCTATCCGATCTCCAGGAACGCACCGCGATCGTCGGTTTCTCGGGAGCCATGCGCGGATCCTGTGAGGTGCGTATGTCGATTGGAGCAGCCCGCGAGATAGCCTCGGCGATGCTTGGCGGGGTTCCCATCGATGAGGCGGACGATTCCATCTCGGACGCGGTTGGCGAACTGTGCAACATGATCGCGGGAGGCTGGAAGAACCGCGTCCCCAGCCTCTCCTCGCTCTGCGCCCTCTCGCCACCGACTGTGGTCTCCGGCAGCCGCTACCGCGTTCACATGAGCAAGCCGTCCGCGAAGATCGAGCGCGTCTTTCGCTTCGAAGAGCACGGCTTCCAGCTCACCCTTCAGTGCGAAGAGCGCGATGCTGCCTAGTCCCGCAGATTCCCGACCGGGTCCTCGAGCTCGGAAGCGTCCTCCATCTCGACGTCCGTCTCTTCAGGATCGATAACGAGAGGTTCAGCCTTCGTAGTATTTACTGGAACCTCAGGTTTTGGCTTGGGCACAAACCGGTCGACCTCGAACCCCGCTCTCATGGCTGCAGCCCGTGCCTCGCCAAGCTTCTGGTGGAGCCCATGGATCCCCACCGAATCGATTGGAGGCTCCGCTACAAGCGTCGGAAGCGTCATCCACCACAGCAGATCTTCGAGCAACTCCTTGTTAAACCACGCCTTTCCATTCGCCTCGTTGACTCCCGCGAGCCAGCGCACATCCGGCTCGCTCCAGAAGCTCTCGGGCAACCCAAGGAAGTCCGCCGCCTCCTCTTCTACTGGAGCCCCATAGGCCAGGAGTGTCCGCACCCGTGCTGCTGCCCGCCATGAACTCTCATGCTCGAAGCCAAGCGAAACGAAGTTCTCCGCGAGCGCCGCGCGAAGCTGCAGCCGATCGAAGGTCTCGAGACGCGAAGCTCCAGTGACACCCTCCGGCACAAGCTCCTTCACGAGGCTCCACGCAAGCACAGGAGCCCACAGAGCTACGCTCCGCCGTGCTCCGCGGCCAATCGGCAGCACATGCCCTATCTCGCTCTCCGCGATCGCGATACCTGGGATCCGCGCCGTCGCTTCGAGCGCAGCCGTCAACCCATCTCCTGTAAAGCCTTCTGGAAGCTCATCGATCTGGCCCGTCGCGGTATAGAAGGCCTTGGCCTTCGCGACCAAACCGCTGACCGGACTCAAGACGACAGCTTTCCGCACCGGCTCAGAGGCTGTTTCCTCACCCAGCGCCTCTTCCTCGATCTCCTCCGTCTTTAGCGAGGCCGCACTTGCGACACCGGCTGTTTCGGAGATCTTCGCCTGCGCCTCGTCGCTGCTTGCGGCGATCAGCATCTGGATCGTTCCCGGCTCCAGCAAATGGCGCAGAGCATCGTGTACCGGCATGAGCCGGAGCTTTGAAAGCGCCTCATCGAGGTTCGCAACTCCTGCGCCGTTCAGCGCATTGCAGAGTCGATCCCACGGATAGGCATCGCTCGCCCGCCGTTCCTTCCAGTTCAGAAGCACAACGTACTGATACCCGCGTAGATCGACCGTGATGCCATTCGACCTCAGTTCGTGCGACCATCGCAGATACTCGAGCCCGGTCGCCGAATCCTTGTACGCGACCATCGCCCCGTCATCCCACGGAAGCTGAATCGCATCCCCAAGCGTCTGCCCTCGCATCACGCCGGCGCCTTTATCCACCTGTTCCACCGACCAGTGGATCGTGCCCCGCGTGCTCTCGTAGCGGTTGTTGAAGAGGATCACAGCCTTGCGGTCATGCTCCCTATTTGAGAACGCGAAGACGTTCTCATCGACGTGCCCTTCCGGCGCATTGAAGTCGTACATGCGGAAGTAGCTGCTCTCCGCGAAGAGGCTGCGATCTTTCAGCAGAGGCATGATCTCCCGCTGGTGACGCGCGATCAGGTCGTCGTTCGGATACTCGTCGAAGCGCGCCTTCTTGTACTCCATGCCATACCGCTCGGTGAACGCCTCGATCTGCCCATGCCCGAACATCGGCAGCCCCGGCAGTGTTGCCATCAGCGTGCAGCACCCGAAGTATTTATCCCCCGTCCCAAACTGGTCGATCGCCGTCCGCTCATCGGGATTGCTCATGAAGTTGACATACCGCTTCAGAATGTCCGGATCAAACTCGATCGTCTTCTTCAGGTACGAACGGTACTTCGCATTCTCTTCATCCCGCAGCATGTTCATGAATGCGCTGTTGTAAACCCGATGCATCCCCAACGTCCGAACGAAGTATCCCTCCAGGAGCCAGAAAGCCTCCGCCAGCAGAAGCGTTCCCGGAACCTCGACCGCCACCCGGTCCACCACCTCGCGCCAGAACTCATGCGGCATCAGCGCATCGAACTCTTCCTGCGACATCGCATTCTCCGCCCGCGAAGGAATCGATCGACCCTCACCTGGCAGCGGGAACCAGAGCCTCTGCACATGCTTCTTCGCCAGCACCATCGCCGCATCGAACCGGATAATCGGAAACAGCTTCGCCACTTCGAGAATCGTCTGAATTACCTGCTCCCGGACATGCGCCTTCGAGTAGTCGAGCTGGGCCGTATCATTCCACGCGAACGTCGTCCCGTCGTTGCCGTGAAATACAAAATCCGTCTTCCCGGAGCCACGATTCCGCAGCCGAAACACCACCGCCGCATCGGTCTGGTCGAAGTAGTGATCCTCGATCTTGATCTCGACGTTCGGGTCGATCGAAAGATCTGGCCCCTCAAACCGGTACACCGGAAACGGGCTCTCCGGCCTCGAGATAAACCAGTCCGGATGCTCCAGCACCCACGTCGAATCGATGCCCATGTGGTTCGGCACCATGTCGCTCGCCAGCCGAATACCCGCCCGCGCCGCCCGTTCCCGCAGCACCTCGTACGCCGCCTGCCCACCCAGATCCTCGGCAATCCGGTAATCCCTCAACGAGTAAGCCGACGCGACCGCATCCGCCTGCCCGCGCATCCTCTTAATCGTCTGCGAAGCCACGCTCCGCTCCCACAACCCGATCAGCCAAAGCCCATTCAACCCCCGCCCGGCCAGCACATGCATCTCTTCCTGCGGAATCTGGTCGAGCCGATGAATATGCCTCTGGTACTTCTTCGAAAGCTGCTCCAGCCATACGTAAGTGCTCTTCGCGATCAGTACCACCGTCGGCATCCACGCCTGATCCTGGCTGAACGCCTCGTACTCGTTAAGTTGGTCAGCCTTCTCCAGTGCCTTTCGTCTTGCTTCCTCTTCCTGCAGTTCAGTGAACCCCAGGTACTCGTCCCCACTGAAACCCTGCATCCCATAGTCGACAGCCCCATCCTGCCGCCAGTCCGCATGCCCCATCCCATCCGCCGGATGGAACCGCATCCAGATCGCGATATCCTCTTCGCGCAATACGTCGATCGCCAGCAGAACGCTCCGCAGCTCCTCCCCGATGTACTCCACCCAGTGTTCCCGAATGTAGTCGAGCTGCCCACTGAGCGAGTCCGGCGAAGCCAGCATAGGCGCCTTCAGAACATCAAGCAGAGTCCCATCCTTCGCGCTGAACGGGGGCCGCGTCGCGAAGTAGTCCCCCAGCTTCGCCGTCACCCGTTTATAGACCGTCCCCTCCACCAGCTTCTGATCGTCGAACAACTCCCGAAACGGCTTATAAGCCGGGTTGATATTCGCCAGCCAAAGCAGCAAAAGCTCCTCCATCGCAGCCTCACGATTCGGCAAGCCATCGACCGTCTTCGCAAGCCACTCCGCGATCGTCTCCTCCCCGCGATAGATCGAGACGTTCGGAAACTGCTCGATGAACGTCCCCATCAGCCGATCGACATCCGCCTTCGAAGCATTCGCCACAAACCACTGCAATGCCGCCGGTAGAACCTGCGGATCGATCGTCTTCCGGTACTTCGCCACCAGCGCATGGCTCAGCTCGTCGATCAGCCCCATCGCGAACAGCGCACCCGCATTCACTACGTCTGACTTACGAGCGACGCCCTGCCGCACCTCCGTCATCCTGGCCGCGAGCTTGCGAGCCGCCACCACGTCGCCGAAAACGACATTCCCGACATAGTCGAACAGCGTTTCATCCACCTGATAGCGGTCTCGAGCCGCACGAGAAATATGAAATTCCATGCCAGTTTGCCTCTGCGAGTGATCTTTAGACGGTGGGGCTTTCGTGGGCATGCGTGCTTTGCCCGTTCAGCATGCCGGAGACGAGAGGAATCGAACGATACGCAGCGCGTTCGCGTGGATGCTGCCCGGATGGAGCCGGATCATACCATGTCGTCACGACGAGGCGCTTCCTTGGCGCGAGTCACGGCTCGCGCTCCAGCGGAGCGGGTGAGCCGTACCCATTGGAAGTCATCCGCAGCCGTAAGGATGCATCATCCGTCTACCCATCACCTCTTCGGAGCCTGAGGTGCCGTTTCGGAAGGCTCCGGACCGGGCTCTGTTAGCCCGTCTGTAACAATCCGGCTCCTTACCTCCAGCTTGTGATAGTTGCTGTACCTCGCCTCGAACGTCCATGTCAGCGGATTCAGCCCATACGACGTGGCATCCGACAGGATCGTCTTCGGCAGCCAGAACGGCTTGCCGCCAAGCATCACCGGGTCGTAGTCGACCGACCACACCCAATTGCCCTTGATCTTCGGCACGATGTCGTAATTCGGTGTCGTCATCTCGATGCGCCGGATACGCATCGTCTCGGGGTCGACGAACACCCTCCCATGCGAGCGTCGGGTCGAACACACGGGGTTATCAGTCGATCCCGGCAGCGATTCGAATTCGATCACGATCCGGTGCGGCGCAAAGAAGGTCAGCATCGGATGCATGCGGAAGTTCGTGCAGACCTCTTGAGCCGCATCGGCCACCGCCAGCCCCGTGCCGAACGCGCCCGAAAGAATAGCCGGCCCGGCGAGCGATCCCGAAGAAACAGCCTTCCCATCGACCCTCTTCAGATCCCGGGATTCGACAAGTTCCAGCTTCCGTGCGGGGGTGATCTTGCGCTGCAGCCGAAAGATCGACTCCGTCTTGCTGTGAACGGACTTAACGACGGTGTTCGCCGGCCCAAAATCCGACTGCACGACCTCATCACAGAAAAGGCTCGGAACCGATCGGAGATATTCGAAGAAGTTTTCCTGAAGCCGGTCGAGAACCTGCTCCAGCGTGACCTGCACCTGTCTGCCTGAAGGTTGCGCCCATAAGGCAGGTCCGAACGCGTTAGCCAGCAACAGGCTCAGCGTCCAGCGGATCACTCCGGAACAGACCCACCAGCGCTGCCTCTCCAGGGAGCTCATCCGGCCAGAATATCAGCGGGCCGCATTCTCAGGCCGCCGCTTCCGCCTTCAACTTCTCCGCCGTGTAGTGCGCGATCAGCGCATCGACTGTCGGCTGCAGCATCCCTTCCATCACCATCGCCAACTGGTGGTTCGTCAGCCCGATCCGATGATCCGTTAGCCGGTTCTGCGGAAAGTTGTAGGTCCGTATCTTCTCCGAACGATCACCCGTCCCAACCTGCGCCTTGCGGTCCTTCGCCTGGATCTGGTGAATCCTCTCGGCCTCGACCTCATACAGGCGGGCACGCAGCACGCGCATCGCCTTCTCGCGATTCTTGATCTGCGATTTCTCATCCTGGCAGCTCACTACCGTCTGCGTGGGAAGATGCGTAATCCGGATCGCCGAATACGTCGTATTCACCGACTGGCCACCCGGCCCCGAAGAGCAGAACGTGTCGATCCTTAGATCCTTCTGCTCGATCTTGATGTCGACCTCTTCGGCTTCCGGAAGCACCGCCACCGTAATCGCCGAAGTATGCACACGTCCTTGCGTCTCCGTCGCCGGAACCCGCTGAACCCGGTGTACACCCGACTCGTACTTCATCTGCGAGTACACCTTGTCGCCTTCGAAGATCGCCGTGACGTCTTTCAGTCCCTGCCCGATGCCGCTCTCCGACTGCGAAAGAATCTCGACCTTCCACCGATGCTGCTCGGCAAACCGCAGGTACATCCGGAACACCTCGGCCACGAACAGCGCCGCTTCATCCCCGCCCGTCCCCGCCCGCAGTTCGATAATCACGTTCTTGTCGTCGTTCGGATCCTTTGGCAGCAGAAGGATTTTTAACTCTTCCTCCACCGGCTCGAGCCGTGGCTCGAGCATCGCAAGTTCCTCCGCCGCCATTGCCCTCACATCCGGATCGCTGTCCGTCAGCATCGCCTTTGCTTCGTCGATGCCTTCCTTGATCTTCCGGTACGTCCGGAACTTCTCGACAATTGGTTCCAGGTCACGGTGCTGCTTCGCGGTCGTCTGAAACTTCTTCTGGTCGTTCACCAGCGTTGGGTCGGACAACTGGCGTCCGAGGTCTTCATAGCGTGCTTCAAGTTGATCGAGGCGGTCGAACATGGGAGTCTCCTCCTGCCGGAGCAGGGAATCGGAATATCAATTTGGGATTGGGGAGAGAAAGAAAGCGCGCATGGCGCAGCTAGGCAAAGTCGTGACGCACAGGAGCCACGCGGGAGGTCCACACCGGAATGTTTGCCATATCCATCACAAATTAGATGGTACAGCGGACGCGAACGGTTCGGGAAGCATCTTTCTTCTCGATAGGGGTGAACGGGCTGCACGCGCCGCCTCAGCAAATCAGAAGCTCCATGAGGTACGTGCATGGCACAATTCCACGCGGTCGCGACGCTGGCAGAAACACTCGCCGGTGAGGGAAGTCGGCTCAAAAAGCGAGCCGCCATCGCCGACGCCATCTGTCGCGCCGCCCAGGAAGGGCCAAATTCTGGCATTAGCCAAACCTCTGATGCTGGACTCTTCGCTCTCTACCTTGCAGGCCTCCCCTTCTCTGAGGCCGATCCTCGCAAGCTGAACGCCGGGGGAGCCATCGTCACCCGCGCCGTCCTCGCGGTCTCTGGTGCTACCGATGCCGCGCTCTCCCAGGCCTATCGCCGCCACGGCGACCTGGGTGCCGCCGCCTTCGACCTCCTGGCCGGAACTCCCGATCGCGCCCCCGACCTCACCCTCACGCAGGTCTCCGAATCCCTTTCCGGCATGGCCACCGCCAAAACCACTGCCGTGCGCTCGGCCCTACTCGAAGACCTGCTATGTCGCGCCACTCCAATCGAAGCCAAGTACCTCATCAAGCTGATGCTCGGCGACATGCGCATCGGCGTGAAGCAGTCCCTCGTCGAAGAGGCCATCGCCGTTGCCGCAAGCACCGCCCGCCACGAGGACCTTGCCACCGACGTCGCCGCCGTGCGTCACGCTGTCATGCTGGAGGCCGACCTCGGCCGTGCCGTTGACCGCGCCTTCGCTGGAACCCTAGACGAAGCCCGCATGCGCCTCTTCCACCCCCTCGGCTTCATGCTCGCAAGTCCCGTCGAGAGTCCAGAGGAAGCCGTCGCGCGATTCACCCAGAAGCCAGAAAAGCCAGCAAAACCCGCGAAGAAGCCACGCAAAAGCAAGAAGGCGGCCGACGCCGATCTGGAAGTCGAGGAAGCAGTCGCCGAAATCGAACTGGATCTCCCCAGAACCGACGGCCAGGTTGACGCCTTCCTGGAGGACAAGTACGACGGCATGCGCGCTCAGGTTCACTGCGGCGATCCGTCCCATCCCGGACGCGTCGCCATCTATTCCCGCAACCGCGAGGATGTAACCGAAAGCTTCCCCGAACTCGCCGAGGCCTTCGCCGCGGTCAAGCACGATGTCGATGGAGCCATGATCCTCGACGGCGAAATCCTCGCATGGAACTTCGGTACCGATGCAGGCAGCCTCGGAAATACAGCCCGTGCCCTCCCGTTCGCGATCCTCGGAACACGCATAGGCCGCAAGAAAGTGTCAAACGAAGTTCGCACGCAGATCCCCGTCGTCTTCATGGCGTTCGACCTCATGTACGCGAAAGACGAACTTCAGCTAAGCCTGCCCTTGCGCGATCGCCGAAACCGCCTCGAGGCCATCGTCGAGCAGATGATCGACCGCGTCGTCTCTCCGCTAGCCGTCGACGAGCGTCGCAAAGAGTCGCAACAGGCCATGTTCCTCGGCGAAGAGGGTGCCGGCGTGCCCCGCCTCATGCTCTCCCCATCGCGCCTGGTCGAGAGCGCCGAAGATATCGACCGCGCATATGCCGACGCCCGCGCCCGCGCCAACGAAGGCGTCATGCTCAAAGCAGCCGGATCCGCCTACCTGCCCGGCCGTAGAGGCCTCGCCTGGGTCAAGTTGAAGCGCGAGTTAGCGACCCTCGATGTCGTCATCACCGGAGCCGAATACGGCAACGGCCGCCGTGCCGCCTTCCTGAGCGACTACACCTTCGCCGTCCGCAGCCCCGAAGGCGAACTCCTCAACGTCGGCAAAGCCTACTCCGGCGTCACCGACGCAGAGGTCGTCGAACTGACCGAGTTGCTCAAAGCCCACACCCTCGAAGACCAGGGCCATTTCCGCACCGTGGAACCTCTCGTCATCCTCGAGGTAGCTTTCAACAACATCATGCGCAGCGGACGCCATGCCAGCGGCTTCGCCCTCCGCTTCCCCCGGATCATTCGCATCCGCACCGACAAGCCCCTTGAAGAGATCGACACCGTCGAACGCGTTGAGGAGGTATACATGAGCCAGGTCGACCGGCCTGTCGAGCCTGCTCCGTAAAAGTCCGTCCCCTGGTGAGATCAAGTCCTTTGTTCACAAGACTTTGCAGTCAAAAATGGCGAAGTCCACCACTAAGTCTAATGTTTTGAAGACTTTGGCTCCTTTGGAGGGGGAGGGGGTAGTTTGCTACCTCACCTGCGCGTCGAATGCGCCCGTCTCGATCGTCTTGCCATGCTTCATCTGAATGAAGATCCGGTAGGCTCCCGAAGTCGGAAAGCCATACGGAAACTCCACCTCCGGACCCGTCGGCGTACTCATCCCCGCCATCGGCCCATTCGCCATATCAAGCGCCGCCATCGCCGCCGACCCTTCAGGATGCGTATGCGCGAACACCGTCCCGTCCGTCTTCACAAAAGCCGCATGCCCCGCCATTCCCATATAAGGGCGCATATCCCCCGCCGGCTGCCCGCCAGTCCCAACTAACCTGAAATGAAAGAGATAAGGTGTCGTCGCCGTAATGGTTGCCGGCTTGTCCCAGATCATTGTGTAGCCATCCGGCAGTCGATAGCTCGCACCCAGTTCCCCCTTCGAGAGCGGCGTCGGCAGCGCTTCGGCATCGTCCGGACCCAGCGCCTGGGCCGGCTTATCCGCCGGCACGTTCACCTTGGCTACTAGCGTCTCGGGAAATCCGTTCGCATGCACGATGTCTCCATATAAGGTGTATTCGCCGGCAGGCATTGCGGGAAGCGACATCCGGAAATCCCCCGCTCCCACCAACTCAGGGTGCAGGTGAAACACCGCGTCCATTTCCGGCTCCCGGATCGCATAAAGGTGGATCAGGTGCCCGTGATCCGCCAGGAAGTCCCGGTTGCTCTGACTCGGCACCCGCGACACCTTCGGGTCGCGCATGATCCCCTGAACCGTCAGATCCAGCACATCCCCGTTCAGGCTGGCGACCGTCTTCATGGGCTGGTAGACGTTCCCGGCGTAGGTCGCCGCCTCGACGTTCCACCACTTCGCCCCGCCCCACACCATCAATCCCATCACCAGCAGAGCCGCAGCCATCGCGGCCCATCCCCTCTGCCTTCGGCCCGCATCCGCCGCCACCCCCGGCGCCAGCCGCGCCTCTCTGACCGCCGCCGCCACCGTCCCAGCCATGGACACCACCAGGAACACCCCCAGTGCCGCCAACCCCCACCCCATCCCCCGCTCCATCTTCAGCGTCGAGAGAGCAATTGCTGGAACAGGCACCGAGGCCGTCTGGTGCCCGGCTACCCCATCCACCCCAAACCGTACCTGCCACGACCCTGACTGCATCATCCACACGCCGCCCCTGTAAAAGTTCGGATCCTGCGCCGACACCTTCATCTGATCCGCGCTTGGGGGATGCTTCGACGCCTCTCCGGTGAGAGGAATCGGCGTGATCTGCAACCCCGTCACCGCCGCACCCGACACCCGCACCTCAATGGTCGCGACACCTGGAATCACATTCGGCGGGCGAATCGTGACGAAGAGCTTGTAGGGCCCCGCATCCACCGTCTCAAACACATCCTTCGACCCAAGATGAGCCCAGGCCGACGGTGTTAACGCGATGAGCACAACCGCCAGCCAGCCAACTCGCCAGTGTTGAAACGTCACCGCTGCACGCTCCGCATCCAGTTCCCAAATTTCAACCCGACCCACGTTCCAACCGATCCATAGATTACGGCCTCGGCCACTCCGCGAGCCAACTCTGCCGGTCCCGCCGGATCGAACCACCTGCGCATCCGGTCGTATCCGTCTGGAGGCGAATTGTAATCGAAGTAGATCGTTCCAAAAAAGCGGTTTGCACTCGCCTTCGAGAGTAGAAAGCTGGCAAAAGGCCATTCCACCACGACGAGGACTGCCGTGAAGATCAGGCTCGAAACGAGTGCGAGCTTCCACGTCTTCCACCCCTTCGTCCTCTGCCACAGCAGGTCCAAGGCGATCGCCGGGACGATGATCAGGATGGGAAACTTCGCCGGGACGAGATGCGTGACTTGGTTCAGCACCGGCCCAAGCTTAGGCGATGCCGAGACCAGAGGAAATATCAGGATCTCCCCGATGCCGATGATGGTATAAATCGCCGCGGTAATCGTGCAGGCCCACTTCGCCTGGGACGATTGCGACAGCAGCGCGAAGATGAGCGGAACTGCGGCTCCCATGACGACGTAGGCGGTAGCCGTGTGCAGCTTGAAGTCCACCGTCTTCTCGAGCAGGAAGAACATCTGCCCGCCCACCATCAGGCCGCCCAAGTACAGATACAGAATCTGCAGCTTTCGATGGGCTTCCGTCTCGCTCGCCGCCCGATTCATCGCCGCAAGTGTCAGGAAAAGCATGCCCATCGCCACACACCGGATTCCGAGGATTAGGAGGGTGTGCGGAGGGCTGATGATCTTCACATCCAGCCCATAGGCGGCGTGCCACCAGTTATCGAACGGCCCTGAGGTAATCATTGCGATGCCGCCCCAGGCCGCCAGGAATGCCCCCAGCGGTGCCTTGAAGCCGAGTACACTCACGGATTCGTCCCGCATGTGCTGCGACTTGCCAAAGGTGGTGGTGAAGATAAGGTTTCCACAGATGACCGCCGCAATTACTCCACAGGCGTAGATCATGATATGGGCAGGTGTTAGAAAGCTGTCTCGACCGATCGACCGGTGCCACGCGACGTCCCATTGCCCGCCAAAGGAAGACGAGGTGACCGCGAGCGCACCCCAGTAGATATACCAGGGGACTCCCGCTGCCCGGGCGGAAGTACTCGGACGGGCGACGCTTTGACTTCGTGAGGAGCGGAGCGGCGGGTGGACGATACCGGCTGTCGACATAAGCGACTCCTGCGAATCTCGGATCTTTGCGCATTTAATCGTATACCCGCTATTACCTACAGACACTTCGAATCTCCGACGCGGAACTAAAGCACATCACCTCACCAATGAACCGGAGTAATGTGAGTCTTTATGACTCACATTTTATGCATCTTTTATTCGTCTGTGGCGTCTAAACTCTGACTCAAGCTTCAGAAGGAGACGCTTCATGGCTATTCGTTGGGAGAAACTGACGGTCAAAGCCCAGGCTGCGGTGCAAAGCGCTGCTGCCATCGCAAGTGAAAATGGAAATCCCGAGGTGCTCCCCGTCCACCTCGCCGCAGCTCTGCTCGAAGACCGCGAGGGTGTTGTGGTCCCCGTACTGGAAAAAGTGGGTGTGCCCGTCGAGCGGCTCCTTGCGGGAGTGAACGCGGCTATCGAGAAGTTGCCCAAGGTCCAGGGTGGCGGACAGCCCGGGCTCGCGCAGTCGACACAACGCGTCCTCGACCAGGCGTTTCAGGAGGCCGAGTCCTTCAAGGATGAGTACTGCTCGACCGAGCACCTGCTGCTCGGGCTGACCGATGCCAAGGTCGGTCGCGCGGGTGGAGGAGCCGAAGTCGTTCAGACTGCTCTCGCTAGCTTCGGGGCTACGCATGACGCCATCCTGCGCGCCCTCACCGCAGTTCGTGGATCGCAGCGCGTCACGGACCAGAATCCCGAGGGCAAATATCAGGTCCTCGAGAAGTACGCCAAGGACCTTACGGAGATGGCGCGTCGGGGAAAACTCGATCCCGTAATCGGTCGCGATGAGGAGATTCGGCGCGTTGTCCAGGTGCTGAGCCGCCGGACGAAGAACAATCCTGTGCTCATCGGCGAACCGGGCGTTGGCAAGACTGCGATCGTCGAAGGTCTGGCTCGGCGAATCTTCCTTGGCGATGTTCCTGAGATTCTGCGCGACAAACGCGTCGTCTCGCTCGATCTGGCTTCCATGATCGCCGGAGCGAAGTTCCGTGGGGAGTTCGAGGAGCGTCTCAAAGCTGTCCTTAAGGAGATCGAGGAGTCCAACGGCGAGATCATCCTCTTCATCGACGAGCTTCACACGCTCGTCGGAGCCGGAGCATCGGAAGGCTCG
This genomic window from Granulicella sibirica contains:
- the prfA gene encoding peptide chain release factor 1 — protein: MFDRLDQLEARYEDLGRQLSDPTLVNDQKKFQTTAKQHRDLEPIVEKFRTYRKIKEGIDEAKAMLTDSDPDVRAMAAEELAMLEPRLEPVEEELKILLLPKDPNDDKNVIIELRAGTGGDEAALFVAEVFRMYLRFAEQHRWKVEILSQSESGIGQGLKDVTAIFEGDKVYSQMKYESGVHRVQRVPATETQGRVHTSAITVAVLPEAEEVDIKIEQKDLRIDTFCSSGPGGQSVNTTYSAIRITHLPTQTVVSCQDEKSQIKNREKAMRVLRARLYEVEAERIHQIQAKDRKAQVGTGDRSEKIRTYNFPQNRLTDHRIGLTNHQLAMVMEGMLQPTVDALIAHYTAEKLKAEAAA
- a CDS encoding ATP-dependent DNA ligase, encoding MAQFHAVATLAETLAGEGSRLKKRAAIADAICRAAQEGPNSGISQTSDAGLFALYLAGLPFSEADPRKLNAGGAIVTRAVLAVSGATDAALSQAYRRHGDLGAAAFDLLAGTPDRAPDLTLTQVSESLSGMATAKTTAVRSALLEDLLCRATPIEAKYLIKLMLGDMRIGVKQSLVEEAIAVAASTARHEDLATDVAAVRHAVMLEADLGRAVDRAFAGTLDEARMRLFHPLGFMLASPVESPEEAVARFTQKPEKPAKPAKKPRKSKKAADADLEVEEAVAEIELDLPRTDGQVDAFLEDKYDGMRAQVHCGDPSHPGRVAIYSRNREDVTESFPELAEAFAAVKHDVDGAMILDGEILAWNFGTDAGSLGNTARALPFAILGTRIGRKKVSNEVRTQIPVVFMAFDLMYAKDELQLSLPLRDRRNRLEAIVEQMIDRVVSPLAVDERRKESQQAMFLGEEGAGVPRLMLSPSRLVESAEDIDRAYADARARANEGVMLKAAGSAYLPGRRGLAWVKLKRELATLDVVITGAEYGNGRRAAFLSDYTFAVRSPEGELLNVGKAYSGVTDAEVVELTELLKAHTLEDQGHFRTVEPLVILEVAFNNIMRSGRHASGFALRFPRIIRIRTDKPLEEIDTVERVEEVYMSQVDRPVEPAP